In Drosophila santomea strain STO CAGO 1482 unplaced genomic scaffold, Prin_Dsan_1.1 Segkk69_quiver_pilon_scaf, whole genome shotgun sequence, a single window of DNA contains:
- the LOC122756605 gene encoding uncharacterized protein LOC122756605 produces MVVDFRKLNEKTIRDRYPMPNINDVLDRIDHITHLDAVFRKLSQAYLKIQPDKSEFLRHIVTEDGIKPNPKKIAAVKTFPIPTTRKEIKSLLCLLGYYRKFIRDFAKITKPMTQQSKGKAPVLVSEDFKKSINLQEFIDGTVNFQRAINKLERNIQSEYAIESLSTKLGQLQARVEKLLPNRRQKRGLINGLGNVIKIVTGNLDDTDGRRIQDSLKTISENQKDLTVNVKKQEVINNDILNRFDNITEHINREQQIINNLIIILVNR; encoded by the exons ATGGTAGTGGATTTCAGGAAACTGAACGAAAAGACGATTAGGGATAGGTACCCCATGCCCAACATTAACGATGTACTCGACAGAATCG ATCACATCACCCATTTGGACGCAGTGTTTCGCAAATTAAGTCAGGCTTATTTAAAGATTCAACCAGATAAATCGGAATTTTTAAGGCATATTGTCACGGAGGATGGAATTAAGCCAAATCCCAAGAAGATTGCTGCGGTGAAGACGTTCCCAATTCCGACTACCAGAAAGGAGATCAAATCCTTGTTATGCCTTCTGGGATATTATAGGAAATTCATTCGGGATTTTGCCAAGATCACCAAACCAATGACACAACAGTCAAAGGGCAAAGCACCGGTATTAGTATCGGAGGACTTCAAGAAATC AATTAATCTCCAGGAATTCATCGATGGTACGGTCAACTTCCAGCGGGCTATTAACAAGCTTGAGAGGAACATACAATCGGAGTATGCAATTGAAAGTTTGTCAACAAAGTTGGGACAGTTGCAGGCTAGGGTGGAAAAATTGCTGCCGAATAGGAGACAGAAGAGGGGATTAATTAATGGTTTGGGAAATGTGATTAAGATCGTAACAGGGAATCTAGATGACACAGATGGACGCAGAATTCAAGATAGTTTAAAGACAATCTCGGAGAATCAGAAAGACCTCACAGTAAACGTAAAGAAACAGGAGGTGATCAACAACGACATTCTAAATAGATTCGACAACATAACGGAACACATCAATAGGGAGCAACagataattaataatttaataataatacttgTGAACCGTTGA